AGCGCAACCCGGTGCTGGTGTACGGCGGAGCGGTCTGCCTGCTGCTGGTGGTCGCCATCGTCATCGGCCTGTTCGTCCTGTTCGACGGCAAGGACCCGAAGAACCCCACCGCCGGCGGCCCGGCCGGCACCTACAACGTGGCCTGGGCCGCGCCCAAGGCGCAGGGCTCGCACTCCGCGGGCCTGCTCGGCATCTGGGGCAGCGAGAAGCTGACCGTCCGCGGCGACGAGGGCGGCATCAAGGCGTACACCAACTCCGACGGCAAGGAGGCCTGGTCGCTCGCGCCGCCGGCCGGCACCAAGGAGTTCTGCTCGATGTCCTACGGCCACAACAGCAAGGGCGTGGCCGCGGTCGCCCTCAACACCGGCGACGGCGACTGCTCCACCCTCGGGGCGGTCGACATCACCACCGGCCAGCTGCTCTGGTCCAAGAAGATCGACGCCGAGCGGATCTACGCACCCACGCTCAGCATCACCGACAAGGTCATCGCGGTCGGCGCCGGCTCCGCCCTCGGCGGCTTCGGCGTGGCCGACGGCTCCCCCGTCTGGACGTACCAGCCCCGCGAGAAGAACTGCAGCACCTCCGGGGCCAAGGCCGCCGGCGCCAGCGTCGTACTGACCGACCGCTGCTACGGCAGCACCACCACGACCAAGGCCACCCTCCAGGTGCTGGACGCGGAGACCGGCAGGACCGGCGCCCAGTTCGCGCTGGAGGGCACCAACGAGCGGCTCGGCACGGTGCTCTCCGACAAGCCGCTGGTGCTGGCGATGTCCGGCGGCACCGGCGGCGACTACGTGGTGGGCTTCGACTCCGCCGGCAAGCCGATGGCCAAGGTCCCGGCCAAGGAGGCCGGCAGCGACAGCCTGCGGTTCTCCGACTCCTCGGACGCCTTCACGCTCAACGTGGTGAGCGGCACCACGCTGTACGTCCAGGCCGGCAGCAGCAGCAAGCCGTCGATCGAGGCCTACGACCTGACCGCCGGCAAGAAGCTCTGGGAGCAGAACGGCGGCAGTGAGCAGGGCCTGCGGCTGGTCTCCGGCACCGACAAGGACGGCGCGGTGCGGGCCGTCGCCGCCAACGGGTACAGCAAGCCCGGAAAGCTGGTGACGCTCGGCAAGGCCGACGGCGCCGTCACCGAGCTCGGCCCGGTCGCCAAGCCGAAGTCCGGCACGCTGATCTACAGCATCACCGAGTTCGTGGTCACCGACAACGGCTCGCTGCTGGCCTTCCCGAAGACCAGCAGCGGCGAACCCGTCATCAGGTTCACCAAGGGCTGAGTCAGGAGCCGTCGCGGGGCCGGGCCGGCACGACCGCCCGGCCCGCGACGGCGGGCCCGCCCGGCCCCGGGTATTCCCCCGCTGCGGCCCTCCGGCCATGGGAGGATGCGGAGCATCCCTGCCTGACGAAGGAGTCCTGCGAGTGCCTGGCACAAACCTGACCCGTGAGGAGGCCCGCACCCGGGCCCAGCTCCTCCACGTGGACGCGTACGACATCGAGCTCGACCTGAGCTCGGCCCGCGAAGGAGGCACCTTCCGGTCCACCACCGTGGTCCGGTTCAGCGCCAGCACCCCCGGCGCGTCCAGCTTCATCGACCTGGTGGCGCCCGGCGTCAGCGAGATCGTGCTCAACGGCGAGAGCCTGCCGGTGGAGAACTTCGCCGACAGCCGGATCGCCCTGCCCGCCCTGCGGGCCGAGAACGAGCTTCGCGTGGTCGCCGACTGCGCCTACACCAACACCGGCGAGGGGCTGCACCGTTTCGTCGACCCGGTCGACGGCGAGACCTACCTCTACACCCAGTTCGAGGTCCCGGACGCCCGCCGCGTCTTCGCCTCCTTCGAACAGCCGGACCTCAAGGCCGCGTTCCGGTTCACCGTGACCGCCCCCACCGGCTGGGTCGTCGTCTCCAACTCCCCCACCCCGACCCCGGTCGGCGAAGGCCCCACCCAGGTGTGGGAGTTCGAGCCCACCGGCCGGATCTCCTCGTACATCACCGCGCTGATCGCCGGCCCGTACGTCGGCGTCTTCGACAGTTACGAGAACGGCGCCCAGAAGGTGCCGCTCGGTGTCTACTGCCGGCCGTCACTGCGTGAGTTCCTGGACGCCGACGCCGTCTTCGCCGTCACCAAGCAGGGGTTCGACTACTTCCAGGAGAAGTTCGACTTCGCCTACCCCTTCGCCAAGTACGACCAGCTCTTCGTCCCGGAGTTCAACGCCGGCGCGATGGAGAACGCGGGCGCCGTCACGCTGCGCGACCAGTACGTGTTCCGGTCCAAGGTGACCGACGCCGCGTACGAGTCGCGGGCCGCGACCATCCTGCACGAGCTGGCCCACATGTGGTTCGGCGACCTGGTCACCATGGAGTGGTGGAACGACCTCTGGCTGAACGAGTCGTTCGCGACCTTCGCCGAGGCCGTCTGCCAGGCCGAGGCCCCCGGCTCCAAGTGGCCGCACTCCTGGACCACCTTCGCCAACCAGATGAAGACCTGGGCCTACCGCCAGGACCAGCTCCCCTCCACCCACCCGATCATGGCCGAGATCAACGATCTCGAGGACGTCATGGTCAACTTCGACGGCATCACCTACGCCAAGGGCGCCTCGGTGCTCAAGCAGCTGGTGGCGTACGTCGGACAGGACGCCTTCTTCAAGGGCGTCCAGGCCTACTTCAAGCGCCACGCCTGGGGCAACACCCGCCTCAGCGACCTGCTCGGCGCCCTGGAGGAGACCAGCGGCCGCGACCTCGGCGCCTGGTCCAAGGCCTGGCTGGAGACCGCCGGCATCAACATCCTGCGCCCCGAGCTGACGCTGGCCGCCGACGGCACCATCGAGTCGCTCACCGTCCTGCAGGAGGCCCCCGCGCTGCCCGCCGGCGCCAAGGGCGAGGCCGTGCTGCGCCCGCACCGGATCGCCATCGGCGCCTACGAGCTGCAGGACGGCAGGCTCGTCCGCACCGAGCGGATCGAGCTGGACGTCGACGGGGCCCGCACCGCCGTGCCGCAGCTGGCCGGCCGCCGCAAGCCCGCCGTGCTGCTGCTCAACGACGACGACCTGTCGTACGCCAAGGTCCGCCTGGACGAGGACTCGCTGGCCTTCGTCACCGAGCACCTCGGCGCCTTCGCCGACTCGCTGCCGCGCGCCCTGTGCTGGGCCTCCGCCTGGGACATGACCCGCGACGGCGAGCTGGCCGCCCGCGACTACCTGACGCTGGCCCTCTCCGGCCTGCCCCGGGAGTCCGACATCGGCGTCGTCCAGTCGGTGCACCGCCAGGTCCGCGCCGCGCTGGACGTCTACACCGACCCGGCCTGGCGCGAGCAGGGCCTCGGCCGCTGGGCCGCCGCCGCCGAGGAGCAGCTGCGCGCCGCCGAGCCCGGCAGCGACCACCAGCTGGCCTGGACCCGCGCCCTGGCCGCCGTCGCCCGCACCGACGGGCAGCTCGCGCTGCTCGCCGGCCTGCTGGACGGCTCGGTCGAGCTGAAGGGCCTGGCCGTCGACACCGAGCTGCGCTGGACGCTGCTCGGCCGGCTGGCCGCCGCCGGCCGCGCCGACGACCAGGCCATCGAGGCCGAGCTCGCCCGGGACCGCACGGCCGCCGGCGAGGAGCACGCCGCGACCTGCCGCGCCGCCCGGCCGACCGCCGCCGCCAAGGCGGAGGCCTGGGCCTCGGTCGTCGAGTCGGACAAGCTGACCAACTACATGCAGGACGCGGTCATCGCCGGCTTCGTCGACTCGGACCAGCGCGAGCTGCTCGCGCCCTACACCGCCAAGTACTTCGCGGCGGTCAAGGACGTCTGGGAGAGCCGCAGCCACGAGATCGCGCAGCAGATCGTGGTCGGGCTGTACCCCTCCGTCCAGGTCGAGCAGGCCACCCTGGACGCCACCGACGCCTGGCTGGCCTCGGCCGAACCGGTGCCGGCCCTGCGCCGCCAGGTCGTGGAGGCCCGCGACGGCGTCCAGCGCGCCCTGCGGGCCCAGGCCGCCGACCGGGCGGCGGGCGCCCGGGAGCTGGGGCACTGAGGTACTGAGGTACTGAGGTACTCGTGAGCGGGCCGGTGTCGGAGGTGGTCCACCTCCGGCACCGGCCCGCTCCGGCGTTCCCGGCCCCGAATCCCGCGTTCCCGCACCTCGCTCTGTCGATCCCGTAGGGATTTTCAAAGGAAACGCCCATCTTCCGATGGCACGCTGGCTCGCCAAGGAGGCCAGCCCATGACCACTCCCGCCACCACCCCCCGACCGGCCCGCCGGACGCCCCGGCGCCCGTCGCACCGGCCCCGGCTGCCCGCCGACACCCTCGCCACCACCGTCCTCGCCCTCGTCGGGGCGGGCGCGGCCGCCGTGCTGGCGCTCTGGTGGCAGGACACCCGGTCGATCAGCGGCGCGGACCAGTGGCTGACCGGCGCCGGGCGGATCACCGGCCTGCTGGCCGGCTGCACCGCGCCCGTCCTGATCCTGCTGACGGCCCGGCTCCCGCCGCTGGAACGCGGCCTCGGCGCGGACCGCCTCACCCGCTGGCACGCCGCCGGCGGCCGCTACCTGGTCGGCCTGCTCACCGTCCACGTGCTCACGATCGTCTGGGGCTACGCACTGACCGTGCACCGGAACGTGGCCGGTGAGGCCGTCGACATCGTGCTGCACTACCCGGACATGCTGAAGGCGACCTTCGCCACCCTGCTGATGCTCGGCGTCGGCGCCGTCTCGGCCCGGGCCGCCCGCCGCCGGATCGGCTACGACACCTGGTACCACCTGCACCTGACGACCTACCTGGCGGTCGCCCTCGGCTTCGGCCACCAGCTCACCAACGGCGCCGACCTCGGCCCCGGGCCCGCCCGGGCCTGCTGGTACGCGCTGTACCTGGGCACCGCCGCCGCGGTCGGCTGGTACCGGCTGGCCGTCCCCGCCCTGCGCGACCGGCGGCACCGGCTGCGGGTCGCCGAAGTGCGGCCCGAGGCGCCCGGGGTCGTCTCGGTCTTCGTCACCGGGCGCCGGCTGCCGGAGCTGCGGGCCGAGGCCGGCCAGTTCTTCCGGCTGCAGTTCCAGGCGCCCGGCCTGCGCTGGACGGCCAACCCGTACTCGCTGTCCGCGCCGCCGCACCCCGACTTCCTGCGCTTCACCGTGAAGGACCTCGGCCGTCACAGCGCCGCCGTGGCGGCCCTGCGCCCCGGCACCGCCGTCCGCGCCGAGGGCCCGTACGGCGCGCTCACCGCCCACCGGGTCCGCGACCGGGGCCGGCCGGTGCTGCTGCTCGCGGCCGGGGTGGGGATCACGCCGCTGCGGGCGCTGTTCGAGAGCCTGCCCGCGCCGCGCGGCGCACTGACCCTGGTCTACCGGGCGAGCAGCGCGGCGGACGTGCTGTTCCGGGCGGAGCTGGCCACGGTCGCGGCCGCGCGCGGCGCCCGGGTGCACTACCTGCTCGGCCCGCG
The sequence above is a segment of the Kitasatospora sp. NBC_00240 genome. Coding sequences within it:
- a CDS encoding PQQ-binding-like beta-propeller repeat protein, with the translated sequence MSLGRRPDADPAALADQMTQLGGAPVAAPTGPPAAPAPAQGGDYAYQPTAAAFPAQNAPYQPQAPQPAPGAPVGPFDPYAMTPPQPFQAQQTPPPAAGGYGYPPQAPAPAFPQQPGYSYPGPAAPAPRKRNPVLVYGGAVCLLLVVAIVIGLFVLFDGKDPKNPTAGGPAGTYNVAWAAPKAQGSHSAGLLGIWGSEKLTVRGDEGGIKAYTNSDGKEAWSLAPPAGTKEFCSMSYGHNSKGVAAVALNTGDGDCSTLGAVDITTGQLLWSKKIDAERIYAPTLSITDKVIAVGAGSALGGFGVADGSPVWTYQPREKNCSTSGAKAAGASVVLTDRCYGSTTTTKATLQVLDAETGRTGAQFALEGTNERLGTVLSDKPLVLAMSGGTGGDYVVGFDSAGKPMAKVPAKEAGSDSLRFSDSSDAFTLNVVSGTTLYVQAGSSSKPSIEAYDLTAGKKLWEQNGGSEQGLRLVSGTDKDGAVRAVAANGYSKPGKLVTLGKADGAVTELGPVAKPKSGTLIYSITEFVVTDNGSLLAFPKTSSGEPVIRFTKG
- the pepN gene encoding aminopeptidase N: MPGTNLTREEARTRAQLLHVDAYDIELDLSSAREGGTFRSTTVVRFSASTPGASSFIDLVAPGVSEIVLNGESLPVENFADSRIALPALRAENELRVVADCAYTNTGEGLHRFVDPVDGETYLYTQFEVPDARRVFASFEQPDLKAAFRFTVTAPTGWVVVSNSPTPTPVGEGPTQVWEFEPTGRISSYITALIAGPYVGVFDSYENGAQKVPLGVYCRPSLREFLDADAVFAVTKQGFDYFQEKFDFAYPFAKYDQLFVPEFNAGAMENAGAVTLRDQYVFRSKVTDAAYESRAATILHELAHMWFGDLVTMEWWNDLWLNESFATFAEAVCQAEAPGSKWPHSWTTFANQMKTWAYRQDQLPSTHPIMAEINDLEDVMVNFDGITYAKGASVLKQLVAYVGQDAFFKGVQAYFKRHAWGNTRLSDLLGALEETSGRDLGAWSKAWLETAGINILRPELTLAADGTIESLTVLQEAPALPAGAKGEAVLRPHRIAIGAYELQDGRLVRTERIELDVDGARTAVPQLAGRRKPAVLLLNDDDLSYAKVRLDEDSLAFVTEHLGAFADSLPRALCWASAWDMTRDGELAARDYLTLALSGLPRESDIGVVQSVHRQVRAALDVYTDPAWREQGLGRWAAAAEEQLRAAEPGSDHQLAWTRALAAVARTDGQLALLAGLLDGSVELKGLAVDTELRWTLLGRLAAAGRADDQAIEAELARDRTAAGEEHAATCRAARPTAAAKAEAWASVVESDKLTNYMQDAVIAGFVDSDQRELLAPYTAKYFAAVKDVWESRSHEIAQQIVVGLYPSVQVEQATLDATDAWLASAEPVPALRRQVVEARDGVQRALRAQAADRAAGARELGH
- a CDS encoding ferredoxin reductase family protein — encoded protein: MTTPATTPRPARRTPRRPSHRPRLPADTLATTVLALVGAGAAAVLALWWQDTRSISGADQWLTGAGRITGLLAGCTAPVLILLTARLPPLERGLGADRLTRWHAAGGRYLVGLLTVHVLTIVWGYALTVHRNVAGEAVDIVLHYPDMLKATFATLLMLGVGAVSARAARRRIGYDTWYHLHLTTYLAVALGFGHQLTNGADLGPGPARACWYALYLGTAAAVGWYRLAVPALRDRRHRLRVAEVRPEAPGVVSVFVTGRRLPELRAEAGQFFRLQFQAPGLRWTANPYSLSAPPHPDFLRFTVKDLGRHSAAVAALRPGTAVRAEGPYGALTAHRVRDRGRPVLLLAAGVGITPLRALFESLPAPRGALTLVYRASSAADVLFRAELATVAAARGARVHYLLGPRAEVGDTGAALARLVPGLARHEVFLCGPDALAEATVRALRAAGVPRGRIHHESFSL